In Penicillium oxalicum strain HP7-1 chromosome I, whole genome shotgun sequence, a single window of DNA contains:
- a CDS encoding putative 26S proteasome regulatory subunit rpn9, translated as MDPSKIPDFLAEQQAKGTPETQTYFLTFEDYWERKLWHQLTDSLVEFFRMPESAPQRLAIFKAFVLSFADRINQLKFVSLGLMASTECSDNEERLAFLTALSNKVNKPESQDAYVYALADVASVKLRLPDLDGAQSDLATCQRVLDSFDSVETVVHASFYKVNADYYHAKQEFASFYKNALLYLACIDLKDLSETERASRAYNLSVAALASDSIYNFGELLLHPILDSLTETPHNWLRDLLFAFNRGDLTAYDVLAGNISKNKLLESHRMFLYQKISLSALTEMVFRRPPHDRSLSFRDIAAETKVQPDEIEHLVMKALSLGLLKGSIDQVAQVAHIYWVQPKVLDMKQIEGMRNRLKDWDAGVNQLGHWIEGVGKDVWAA; from the exons ATGGACCCCTCCAAGATCCCCGATTTCTTGGCCGAGCAGCAAGCCAAAGGCACACCCGAGACACAGACCTATTTCCTCACTTTCGAAGACTATTGGGAGCGAAAGCTATGGCATCAGCTGACTGATTCGTTGGTGGAGTTTTTCCGCATGCCCGAGAGTGCACCCCAGCGACTGGCAATCTTCAAGGCCTTTGTGTTGAGCTTCGCGGATCGGATCAATCAGCTCAAGTTTGTATCACTGGGGTTGATGGCATCAACAGAATGTTCCG ATAATGAAGAGCGTCTCGCTTTCCTCACAGCCCTTTCCAACAAGGTCAACAAGCCCGAATCACAAGATGCCTATGTTTATGCGCTTGCCGACGTCGCCAGTGTCAAGCTGCGATTGCCTGACCTTGATGGAGCACAAAGTGATTTGGCTACCTGTCAGAGGGTATTGGACTCGTTCGACTCGGTCGAGACTGTCGTGCACGCATCATTCTACAAAGTGAATGCGGACTATTACCAC GCGAAGCAAGAATTCGCATCTTTCTACAAAAATGCCCTCCTCTACCTGGCCTGCATCGACCTCAAAGACCTTTCCGAGACTGAGCGTGCATCTCGCGCCTACAATCTGAGCGTCGCGGCACTCGCGTCCGACTCCATCTACAACTTCGGAGAGCTTCTTCTGCACCCTATCCTAGATTCCTTGACCGAGACCCCTCACAACTGGCTGCGCGATTTGCTCTTCGCCTTCAACCGGGGCGACTTGACCGCATACGACGTGCTCGCCGGCAACATCAGCAAGAACAAGCTGCTCGAGTCACACCGCATGTTCCTCTACCAGAAGATCTCACTCTCCGCGTTGACGGAGATGGTCTTCCGACGCCCTCCGCACGACCGATCCCTCTCCTTCCGCGATATCGCGGCCGAGACCAAGGTGCAACCGGACGAGATCGAGCATTTGGTCATGAAGGCGCTGTCGCTCGGTCTATTGAAGGGGTCAATCGACCAGGTGGCGCAGGTAGCTCACATTTACTGGGTGCAGCCCAAGGTATTGGACATGAAGCAGATTGAAGGTATGCGAAACCGACTGAAGGACTGGGATGCTGGTGTCAATCAGCTTGGTCACTGGATCGAGGGCGTCGGAAAGGATGTTTGGGCGGCATAG
- a CDS encoding Leucine--tRNA ligase, cytoplasmic → MAAAAASAAALDPSNSTKNTLKLENVIISLTPPPPSGRLVPKFSDSTEKRDSLIAIEKKYQAQWKENRVFEADAPSFEEVPQGSMTASELREKHPKFFGTMAYPYMNGTLHAGHSFTASKVEFMTGVARMEGKRALFPLGFHCTGMPIKACADKLRDEVKMFGQNFEGYKEEDEASAPAAPTQESKPEAKAQAEKFSGKKSKAAAKTVKMKYQFQIMLAIGVPLEDIHKFADANHWLHHFPPLAIRDLDSMGARVDWRRQFVTTDANPYYDAFVRWQMNRLHELGKIMYGSRYTIYSPKDGQPCMDHDRTEGEGIGPQEYTALKLQVKEWAPEISQIVKGKIEDDAKVFFVPATLRPETMYGQTNCFVGPKINYGLFKLKEKEYVIVTKRAAWNMAFQGHFFQDGYFPKSQDELPLVLEAPGSAFVGTLINAPLSFHKDGVYILPMESVSASKGTGVVTSVPSDSPDDYATLMDLIKKADYYGIKKEWAEKEIFPLIETPTYGNLTAPALIKQLKINSPKDVTQLAEAKDLAYTEGFYKGTMIVGEFKGEPVSVAKDKVRQSLYQSGDAFPFADPMGKVVSRSGDECVVAYLGQWFLNYGENDAEWQKETLDHVVNKLNAYAPETKNGFEKNLSWLNRWACARTYGLGSKLPWDTQFLVESLSDSTVYMAYYTIAHLLHGDRYGKTTGPLNITADQMTDEVWDYVFTRRELSDELISKSGISKDALLKMRREFEYWYPLDVRVSGKDLIQNHLTFFLYIHIALFPPEYWPRGVRANGHLLLNGEKMSKSTGNFLTLKDAVDKFGADATRIAFADAGDGIEDANFEEAVANSNILRLFTLKEWIEEVVKDSSLRTGAADAYCDELFDNELNSLVREAQKHYQDTNFKLALKSGLYDFTAARDTYREAATAAGCGMHRDTILRYIELQALMLAPIAPHWAEYVWLEVLKKPESIHFARFPTVPEPKLELTAAQNYVRSTASNILSSEAQFTKRLSKGKASNFDPRKPKKLTIYCAENFPAWQDKYIDLVREAFDSMTVSINDKELNAKVGKLGEMKKAMPFVQTLKRRLINSREDPDLVFGRKLPFDELKYLTAMIPGLQRTSGYKVVEVIKVHEGGKSGEVVGTGETREGLSAEHAVPGQPAFMFSNVD, encoded by the exons ATGGCGGCTGCCGCTGCGTCCGCTGCTGCGCTCGATCCGAGCAACAGCACAAAAAACACTCTGAAGCTTGAAAACGTGATTATCTCCCTtacccctccccctccatcggGCCGACTTGTTCCAAAATTCTCGGATTCG ACTGAGAAACGTGACTCTCTGATCGCGATTGAAAAGAAGTATCAAGCACAATGGAAGGAGAACAGAGTCTTCGAAGCCGACGCCCCGTCATTCGAGGAAGTCCCTCAAGGCTCTATGACCGCTTCTGAGCTGCGTGAGAAGCACCCCAAGTTCTTCGGCACAATGGCGTATCCCTACATGAACGGTACTCTGCATGCGGGACACAGTTTCACCGCCAGTAAGGTTGAGTTCATGACTGGTGTTGCTAGAATGGAGGGCAAGCGTGCGCTGTTCCCGCTCGGATTCCACTGTACCGGTATGCCCATTAAAGCTTGTGCCGATAAGCTGCGCGATGAAGTGAAAATGTTCGGTCAGAACTTTGAAGGGTacaaggaggaggacgaggcgAGCGCCCCCGCTGCGCCTACTCAAGAGTCTAAgcccgaggccaaggcccaGGCCGAGAAGTTCTCtggcaagaagagcaaggctGCCGCTAAGACTGTCAAGATGAAATATCAATTCCAGATCATGTTGGCCATTGGTGTTCCGCTTGAAGACATCCACAAGTTTGCCGACGCCAACCACTGGCTGCACCACTTTCCCCCGCTCGCTATTCGCGATTTGGACAGCATGGGTGCCCGTGTCGACTGGCGACGACAGTTTGTCACAACCGACGCCAACCCCTACTATGATGCCTTTGTCCGCTGGCAGATGAACCGTCTTCATGAGCTTGGAAAGATCATGTACGGAAGCCGTTACACCATTTACTCCCCTAAGGATGGCCAGCCCTGCATGGACCACGACCGCACGGAGGGTGAAGGAATTGGTCCCCAGGAATATACTGCCCTGAAGCTGCAGGTCAAGGAGTGGGCCCCTGAGATTTCTCAGATCGTCAAGGGCAAGATCGAAGACGACGCCAAGGTTTTCTTCGTTCCTGCCACTCTCCGTCCGGAGACCATGTACGGTCAGACCAACTGTTTCGTTGGCCCCAAGATCAACTACGGTCTTTTCAagctgaaggagaaggagtaTGTGATTGTCACCAAGCGTGCCGCTTGGAACATGGCGTTCCAGGGACACTTCTTCCAGGATGGCTACTTCCCCAAGTCTCAGGATGAGCTACCTCTGGTTCTTGAGGCTCCTGGATCTGCCTTTGTTGGTACTCTTATTAATGCTCCCTTGTCTTTCCATAAGGACGGTGTCTATATTCTGCCTATGGAGAGTGTCTCTGCTTCCAAGGGTACTGGTGTCGTCACGTCCGTTCCCTCTGACAGCCCCGACGATTACGCCACCCTGATGgacttgatcaagaaggccgaTTACTATGGCATCAAGAAAGAGTGGGctgagaaggagattttCCCTCTGATCGAAACCCCTACTTACGGCAATCTGACTGCTCCCGCTTTGATCAAGCAGCTCAAGATTAACTCACCCAAGGACGTCACCCAGCTTGCCGAAGCCAAGGATCTGGCCTACACCGAGGGCTTCTACAAGGGTACCATGATCGTTGGCGAATTCAAGGGCGAACCTGTCAGTGTTGCTAAGGACAAGGTCCGTCAGTCGCTGTACCAGAGTGGAGATGCTTTCCCCTTTGCCGACCCTATGGGCAAGGTCGTTTCTCGCTCTGGGGACGAATGTGTGGTCGCTTACCTTGGCCAATGGTTCCTCAACTATGGTGAGAACGATGCGGAATGGCAAAAGGAGACTCTGGATCATGTTGTCAACAAGCTCAACGCCTATGCCCCTGAGACCAAGAACGGATTCGAGAAGAACCTGTCTTGGCTGAACCGTTGGGCCTGCGCCCGCACTTACGGTTTGGGCTCCAAGCTGCCCTGGGACACTCAGTTCCTGGTCGAGTCCCTCAGTGACAGTACCGTCTACATGGCCTATTATACTATCGCTCACCTTCTGCACGGCGACCGGTATGGTAAGACCACTGGTCCCTTGAACATCACTGCCGACCAGATGACCGACGAGGTCTGGGACTATGTCTTCACCCGCCGCGAGCTCAGCGACGAGCTGATCTCCAAGTCTGGCATTAGCAAGGATGCGCTGCTCAAGATGCGCCGTGAGTTTGAGTATTGGTATCCCTTGGATGTCCGTGTCTCAGGCAAGGATCTGATTCAAAACCACCTTACCTTCTTCCTCTACATTCACATTGCGCTCTTCCCACCCGAGTACTGGCCTCGTGGTGTTCGCGCCAACGGTCACCTGCTGCTCAACGGTGAGAAGATGAGTAAGAGTACCGGTAACTTCCTCACCTTGAAGGATGCGGTCGATAAGTTCGGTGCCGACGCAACCCGAATTGCCTTTGCCGACGCCGGTGACGGTATTGAGGACGCCAACTTTGAGGAGGCTGTCGCCAACAGTAACATCCTGCGCCTCTTCACTCTGAAGGAGTGGATCGAGGAGGTTGTCAAGGACTCATCCCTGCGCACTGGTGCTGCCGATGCCTACTGTGACGAGTTGTTCGACAACGAGCTCAACAGCCTTGTCCGTGAGGCTCAGAAGCACTACCAAGA TACAAACTTCAAGCTCGCGCTGAAGTCTGGTCTGTATGACTTCACCGCAGCTCGCGACACCTACCGCGAGGCCGCCACTGCTGCGGGCTGCGGTATGCACCGCGATACCATCTTGCGTTACATTGAGCTCCAGGCTTTGATGCTGGCCCCCATCGCTCCTCACTGGGCTGAGTATGTGTGGTTGGAGGTTCTGAAGAAG CCCGAGTCCATTCACTTCGCCAGATTCCCCACGGTTCCCGAGCCCAAGTTGGAGCTCACTGCTGCCCAGAACTATGTCCGCAGCACCGCTTCTAACATTCTTTCCTCTGAGGCTCAATTCACCAAGCGTCTGTCCAAGGGCAAGGCGTCCAACTTTGACCCCCGAAAGCCCAAGAAGCTTACTATCTACTGTGCCGAAAATTTCCCTGCCTGGCAGGACAAATACATTGACCTTGTGCGGGAGGCCTTTGACTCCATGACAGTCTCCATTAACGATAAGGAGCTCAACGCCAAGGTCGGTAAGCTGGgtgagatgaagaaggccatGCCCTTCGTCCAGACCCTGAAGCGCCGCCTCATCAATAGCCGCGAGGACCCTGACCTTGTCTTCGGCCGCAAACTGCCTTTCGACGAGCTCAAGTATCTGACCGCCATGATTCCTGGTCTGCAGCGAACTTCCGGGTACAAGGTGGTCGAGGTGATCAAGGTTCACGAAGGTGGTAAGTCTGGCGAGGTCGTGGGCACCGGCGAGACACGCGAGGGTCTCAGCGCCGAGCACGCTGTGCCTGGTCAGCCCGCCTTCATGTTCTCTAACGTCGATTAA
- a CDS encoding 40S ribosomal protein S10-B, which produces MPKASRSRDPMLIPKGDRKKIHEYLFREGVLVAKKDFNLPKHGDIDTKNLYVIKAMQSLTSRGFVKTQFSWQYYYYTLTPEGLDYLREWLHLPAEVVPATHIKQQRSHAPPRGMMGGEDRERRPRAPREGREGGYRRREEGGKEGGAPGEFAPSFRGGFGRGRGAPQQ; this is translated from the exons ATGCCTAAGGCTTCAAGATCACGGGACCCAAT GCTCATCCCCAAGGGCGaccgcaagaagatccaCGAGTACCTCTTCCGTG AGGGTGTGCTCGTGGCCAAGAAGGACTTCAACCTTCCCAAGCACGGTGACATTGACACCAAGAACCTCTAT GTCATCAAGGCTATGCAGTCCCTGACCTCCCGCGGTTTCGTCAAGACCCAGTTCTCGTGGcagtactactactacaCCCTCACCCCCGAGGGTCTTGACTACCTGCGCGAGTGGCTCCACCTCCCCGCTGAGGTTGTCCCCGCCACCCACATCAAGCAGCAGCGCTCCCACGCTCCTCCCCGCGGCATGATGGGCGGTGAGGACCGTGAGCGCCGTCCCCGTGCTCCCCGTGAGGGCCGCGAGGGTGGTTACCGCCGCCGTGAGGAGGGTGGCAAGGAGGGCGGTGCCCCCGGCGAGTTCGCTCCTTCTTTCCGCGGTGGCTTCggccgtggccgtggtgCTCCCCAGCAGTAA
- a CDS encoding Protein AIM2, with product MASNPPAACCATGFKHQGTPAGEVKNIDGVDTYITYPKDNKTPEKAVVFLTDIFGIFPNSQLLADEYAKNGYLTVVPDLFQGDRISPEDMDSGNVDFGAWLPKHQPANVDPVVEATVKYVRETLGVKKVAAVGYCFGAKYVTRFLKSNKVDVGFVAHPSFITHEELGAIQGPFSIAAAETDSIFTTQLRHESEETLAKTGQPWQINLFSGVAHGFAVRGDLNVKIQKWAKEQAFYQAIAWFSQYL from the exons ATGGCCTCCAACCCTCCCGCTGCCTGCTGTGCCACTGGTTTCAAGCACCAGGGTACTCCCGCAGGCGAGGTGAAGAACATCGATGGTG TCGACACCTACATCACATACCCCAAGGACAACAAGACCCCCGAAAAGGCCGTGGTCTTCTTGACCGACATCTTCGGCATCTTCCCCAACTCCCAGCTCCTCGCCGATGAGTACGCCAAGAATGGCTATCTGACCGTCGTCCCGGACCTGTTCCAGGGTGACCGCATCAGCCCCGAAGACATGGACTCGGGCAACGTCGACTTTGGTGCCTGGTTGCCCAAGCACCAGCCCGCCAATGTCGACCCCGTCGTCGAGGCCACTGTCAAGTATGTCCGTGAGACCTTGGGGGTGAAGAAAGTCGCAGCCGTGGGATACTGTTTCGGTGCCAAG TACGTGACCCGCTTCCTCAAGAGCAACAAGGTTGACGTTGGCTTCGTGGCCCACCCTTCCTTCATCACTCACGAAGAGCTTGGTGCGATCCAGGGTCCTTTCTCCATCGCCGCTGCCG AGACCGACTCGATCTTCACCACCCAGCTCCGCCACGAGTCTGAGGAGACCCTCGCCAAGACTGGTCAGCCCTGGCAGATCAATCTGTTCAGCGGTGTCGCTCACGGCTTTGCCGTCCGCGGTGACTTGAACGTCAAGATCCAAAAGTGGGCCAAGGAGCAGGCATTCTACCAGGCTATTGCTTGGTTCAGCCAGTATCTGTAA
- a CDS encoding Rhomboid protein 2, whose amino-acid sequence MRALHVETGPSGCARLPSARPGDVLPHGPSPKSTSPLSTRRTPSENSRPALINTDSAQDAAATPPNLNMATPAALPPLPFNPGRVRSYVLRLPLFTRLVLLVILAFWLLELQKIWNVVTWGALIPNEINLGTMYRLNTYPIIHNGFFHAFLNALALTPLLERFEAEHGTLTSIALFVGPLSTFPGGLYILIERGLLHRNTSVVGSSVWVFLLLGSEAIRTYKSNPHFSLGPYKIPTWTSPLFACAVLSVLVSNVSFLGHLCAILVGYLFGLGYLKVFVPPEKVLRWIEGKLNLLGRLPHYVSVDQKTYGRYGVLPSSSAAGAGGNQVPMSFLGSNQRLGA is encoded by the exons ATGCGTGCTCTCCATGTTGAGACGGGGCCCTCCGGCTGCGCTCGACTGCCGTCGGCCCGTCCGGGGGATGTGCTGCCACACGGTCCCTCGCCAAAGTCCACGTCCCCGTTGTCAACCCGCCGCACGCCGAGCGAAAACTCTCGTCCTGCGCTCATCAATACGGATTCTGCGCAAGACGCCG CTGCAACTCCGCCCAATCTCAACATGGCGACTCCTGCTGCGCTGCCCCCGCTCCCCTTTAATCCGGGCCGAGTGCGCTCATATGTCCTGCGCCTGCCGCTTTTTACGCGACTCGTCCTTCTGGTGATACTGGCCTTCTGGTTGCTGGAGCTGCAGAAGATCTGGAATGTGGTCACATGGGGCGCTCTGATCCCGAATGAAATCAACTTGGGTACAA TGTACCGACTCAACACATATCCCATCATTCATAACGGCTTTTTCCACGCATTCTTGAATGCGTTGGCCTTGACACCTCTCCTGGAGCGATTCGAGGCGGAGCATGGCACTCTCACCTCGATTGCGCTATTTGTTGGAC CTCTCTCAACCTTCCCCGGCGGGTTGTATATTCTCATCGAGAGAGGCCTGTTGCATCGGAATACCTCGGTCGTTGGCTCAAG TGTCTgggtcttcctcctcctgggcTCCGAGGCCATCCGGACATACAAGTCCAATCCGCATTTCAG CTTGGGTCCTTATAAAATCCCCACCTGGACGTCGCCTCTCTTTGCCTGCGCCGTGCTCTCGGTCCTAGTGTCGAACGTCAGCTTCCTTGGCCATCTTTGTGCCATCCTTGTTGGATATCTAT TCGGTCTCGGTTACCTCAAGGTCTTTGTACCCCCCGAGAAGGTCCTCCGGTGGATTGAGGGCAAGCTGAATCTTCTCGGAAGACTTCCGCATTATGTGTCTGTCGACCAAAAGACGTATGGTCGCTACGGCGTTTTACCTTCCAGCAGCGCTGCGGGTGCAGGTGGTAATCAGGTACCCATGAGCTTCTTGGGGTCTAATCAGCGTCTCGGTGCATAA